GCGATGGCGCGCTTGAACCAGGCGAGCGCCTCCGGCAGGTCGCTGCGCTTGAAGGCGTACCAGGCCACGAGGCCGGCCTGATCGGCGTCGGGGGCGGCCGCCGCGTAGGCCTGGAAGGCGGCGAGGTCGTCCGGCCGCACCGCCTGCCCGGCCTCGTCGTGCAGCACGGCGGCGATGCGGGCGCGGATCAGGTCGATGCGGACCGGCGCGAGGTCGTCGGCCGGGATGCCGGCGGCGAGACGGTCGATCTCGGCCATCGGCAGCAGAGGGAGCGCCCGCAGGAGGCCGGCCCGGCGCTCGCCCGCGCTGGCGCGGGGGGACGCGAGGCCGGCGCCGAACAGGGCCACGGCCTCCGGCGCCCGGTCGGTGCGGGCGAGCGCCTCGGCGACCGTCCAGGCCACCTCCGCGTCGCCGGCCTCGATCTCCGGCCGGCGCCGGTCGAAGAGGGTCGCGAGGTCGCTCCAGCGCCCGGCCTTGCCCGAGGCCCGCACCTCGTCGCGCAGGATCCGGCGGGCGAGGGCGCCGGCGAGCGCCCCCGAGGGTGTCCAGCCGGGCTCGGTCCGGGCGCGCTCGGCCATGGCCCCGCGCAGGGCGTCGAGGCGGTCGGCATTCAGGAGGTTCCAGAACCCGTCCTCGTCCTCCGCGCCCGGCTCGGCGGACCAGAGGTCGGCGGGCGGCGTCCAGCCCGGGAAGCGGCGGGCGAGGCGCTCGGCCTCCGCGGCCACCCGCTCGGTCCGGGCCTGCGAGGCGTAGTAGCGCAGGGCCGTCTCGTCGGGCCGCTCGGCCGCGAGAGCCGGCGGCGCACCGGCGAGGAGCGCGGGGCCGAGGGCGAGGATCAGCGCGGCGCGCATGCGGGATACCTCGTCTTCAGGGTGGCCAGCGCCAGGAGCTGCAGGGTCGCCGGGTAGTAGTGCTCGCTCTCGGCCCGCACCCGGGTGAGGCCGGGCGGGAACGGCACGGCCTTCGCGGCGCAGGCGGCGAGGGCGGGAATCGCGCCGTAGCCGGATTCGGCGAGCCGGGCGGTGACCCGGCCGCTCGCCACCTCGACGAGGGCGAGCCCGGCTTCCGGCCGCGGCCAGAGGTCCAGGAAGGGCGCGTAGAGGTCGGCCTCGGTCGTCCCCGCCATGGCGAGGTAGAGCGGAATCCGGAGGGCGTTGTAGGCGAACTCGGCCGGAAAGCCGTCGGCCGGGCGCGGCGCCCCGGCGAGGGAAATCCACTCGCTCGGCAGGCGCGCCGGGCCGAAGCGGGCGGCGCGGATCAGCCGGCGGCCGCTGCGGTCGAGCCCGGCCCAGTCGAATTCGGGGGCGAGGAGCGGCATCCGGTCGAAGGCCGGGAAGATCCAGTACGAGAGGTTGACCACCGGGCCGTCGGGCCGGTCCTCGGCGGAGAAGCCCGCCACCGCCGGCAGCAGCAGCGGCCCGTGGGCGGCCCGCGGCAGGATCAGCTTGCGCCCGAGCTCGACCGCGATGCGCCGGCCGGCGACCCGGTGCGAGGGGTCGCCCCACGCCGCCACCGCCTCGGCCAGCGCCCAGGCGACCAGGAGGTCGCCGTCGGCGGCGTCGTTCATGTCGGCGACCGCCGGACGCCGGTCGGGCTCCCAGCGCCAGGCGACGAGCTGGTCGTCGCGCACCATCAGGTTGGCGCGGGTCCAGGTCCAGATCCGCTCGAAGGTGGTCCGGTCGCCGGCCATCGCGGCGAGGAGCATGCCGTAGCCCTGGCCCTCGCTGTGGCTGATGCCGTTGTTGCCGGTATCGACCACCCGGCCGGACTCGGTGACGAAGCGGGCCTTGTAGGCGCGCCAGCCCTCGCTGTCGGCGAGCGGCGCCGTCTGGGCGGCGGCGGTGACGCACGGGCCGAGCAGGGCGAGAAGGACGGCGAGGATTCGCGTCACCTTCGGCCTCGGAACGCGCACTCTCACGACGTCCTCCTGCCGAGGTTGCGCACCAGCCGGTGGGTCGAGGCGGCGAGCAGCCCGGCGCAGGCGAGCGCCAGCAGGGCGTAGACCCCGCCGTTGAGGGAGAGCCAGCCGGCGGCGACGCGGCGCAGGTTGCCGAACGAGGCCGGGGCCGTCGCGACGTAGCGGGCGTTCTCCGGCGGGCTCGCCGTCACCGCGCCGTCGGGCGCCATGAGGGCGTGGCCGCCGCGGAGGCGGCTCCAGACCTGGGGCTGGACGAGGCAGCCGACCGCCTCGCTCAGGCCCGCCGGGGTCGGGGCGGTGACGAGGGTCAGCACGTCGTCCGGCGCCGGCCCGGTCACGGCCTGGGCGAGGGCGAGGGCGGCCTGTGCGACACCGGCATTCGGCGCGCCGGGATCCGATGCCGCCGGCCCGCGGCAGCCCGGGGGCGCGCCGAGGCGCAGGAGCCGGCGGCGGGCGGCCGCTCCCGCGTCGGGTGCCGAGATTTCGTCACCCGGGGCCGAGGATCGGCGCCGGGCCGGGGAGTCGCGCAGCGCCCAGGCGTCGCGCAGGGCCTGCGGGTCGAGGCCGGCCGCGGTCACGAGCGGCGCGTCGAGGCTGCGGGCCGCGGCCACCACCAGGGTCGGGCCGAGGATGCCCGCGCGCCCGGCCGCGAAGGCGAAGGGGATCGGACGCCCGGCGGCGAGGCCGAGGCGGGTCGCGAGCGTGGCGGCGGCCGCCATCGTGTCGCGGTCCGGGGCCGGCACCGCGAGGGTCGGGGCGCGGCCGCGCGCCTCCGGCCGGTAGGGGAACCCCGCGGCCGCGGTGGCGGCGAGGTCGGGCTGGCGGGCGATCCGGGCCAGGCGGGGAACGGTCAGGCGGGTGCTGGCGCGCAGCAGCAGGCGCTCGCCGGCCGGCGCCGCGCAGGCCTGGTCCCGGTCCCGGGGCAGCTCGGCGACGAGGTCGATCCGGTTGAGACCGGGGCGCAGCAGGCGCAGCGGCAGGAAGACCGTGCGCCGGCGCAGGGTCTCGCCGCCGGCCCGCCCGAGGGGGACGCTGCCGGCCGCCTCGCCGTTGATCGCCAGGCCGATCTGCGCGCCCGGCGCGAGGCGGGCCGGGTAGGTCGCGTCGAGGTCGAGGGCGAGCTTGTCGTAATCCGCCGCCAGGAGGTCGTGCGGCAGGGCGAGATCGAGGGTGAGGCGGTGGGTCCGGCCGGTGACGGCCGCGTCGGTGAGGCCGAGATCCGCGAGGGTCAGGCTCTCGCCGCCCTCGATCCGCCGCCCGCCGGCCGCGCTCAGGGCGGCCAGCCCCTCCGGGGTGCCCTTGAGCTTCGCGGCGGCGAGGTCGGCCAGCTGCGCCAGCGCCGCCGTCACGTCGGCCTCGCTCGCCCCGGTGACGACGACGACCGGGCGGCGCTCCGGCGTGCCCGGGATGAGGGCGAGGCGCGGGCCGGTGACCGGGCCGAGGGCCGCGATGTCGAGGCTGCGGGCGAGCTCGGCCGCCGGGGCCACCGCGAGCGCCACGCCGTCCCCGGCCTCGGGTGCCGGCACCGGTGCTTGCGTAAGCACCGGTGCTTGCGCCGGCACCGGTGCTTGCGCCGGCACGAAGGCGACGGCCGGATTCGCGAAGCGGCCGGCGAGCGCGAGCGCCTGGGCGGCGGCGAGCAGGCCCTCGACGCGGCGCTCGGACAGGCGCTCGCCGGTCTGGATCAGGCGGATCGGCACGGCGCCGTCGGGCCCCGGACGGAGGGCGGCGAGGTCGCCGAGCTCGGCCACTCCCCCGCCGGCGGAGACGAGGCCGGTGGTCTCGGTGTCGATCTGGGTCCACAGCTCGTAGGTCGCCGCCACCGTGCAATCGACGCGGTGGCGCTGCTCGACCGCGATCGAAAGGGCGTTGAAGCCCGGGCGCAGGGCGCCCGGCGGGATCGTCACGGTGTCGAGCGTGAGGCCGCGGGCGCCATCGATCGCGGTGCGGCCGATCTCGGCGCCGTTGAGGCCGATCCGCAGGCTCGACGCCTCGGGCAGGACCGAGATCGCCGAGAGGGTGCCGACCTGGAACCGCCCGCCCGCCCGCGCCTCGGCGGCGGTGACGAAGAGCGGCCAGGTCACGCTGCCGCCCTCGCCCCAGAGCCGCAGCGGGCGCGCGACGGCGGGGAGGCGCCGCAGGACCGGGCCCGCCGCGGCGGGCGGCGGGGCGGTGGCCGGGGCCGGCACCGGGCCGGGGGGAGCGCCCGGCAGCAGCATCGTGGGGGTCGGCCCGAATCCGGAGAAGGTCTGGGCCAGGGCTGGCGCGCCGCACAGGAAGGCGGGCGCGCCGCACAGGAGGGCGCCGAGCGCCGGGGGGAGGATGCGCATGGTTCGGGCTCCTCAGGCGGCGTTGCGCGAGGCCGCGAGCGCGTCGCGCAACGCGGCGATGAGGTCGCGGGCATCGCCGGCAGGAGCGGCCTGGACGGGCGGCACGCGGTGGGGCGGCGCGACGACGACCGGCGCCGACCCGGCCCCGGCGAGCGCCCGGATGCTCTCGGCCCAGGCCGTCGCGTCGAGCGTGGCCGCCTCGGGGGAGGACGCGGCGGCGAGGAGGTCGGAGATGGCGGCGCGCCACTCCGCCTCGGCCGCCGGCGCCTCGGGGGCAGAAATCGCTTCAGCGAGGGCCGGAACCGGGACGGGGGCGGACGCTCCCTCCCCCCGCACGGTCGCCGGGGCGACGATCGGAACGGGCGCCGGCACGACCGGGGCCGCCGGTGCGGTGGCGACGGGCGCGTCGACCGGACGCTCCCGGGCGATCTCGGCGGCGAGGATCAGCTGCGGCGCCGGCTCGGCCGCCTCCGTCGCGGCGGGTGCCAAGGCGGCGTGGACCGTGGCGGCGGGGACCGTGGCGATCGGCCTTTCCCGCGCGGCGGGAGCCCGAACGGCCGGCGGCGCGGCCTTGCCGAGGTAGGACAGAGCCCGCACCGGCTCGGCGACGCCCCAGGCGAGGAAGCGCAGGGTGCCGGTGACGAGGTCGCGGTGGCGCCGGCGCCCGTCGAGGAAGCCGCGCAGGGCCCCGGCATCGCCGTAGATCAGGCCGGCGAGCGTGCGGTAATCGGCGGTCGCCAGCGGCGCGAGGGCGACGCGGCACCGGTCCGGCCCGGTGATCGCCCGGAGGGTGAAGCGCAGGGGCGGTCCGCCCTCGGCGTGGAGGCGGCCGCCCTCCGGCATCGCCGGGAACGGCGCGCCGTCGGCCCGGCGCAGCGTCGCGGCCTCGGGGCTCATGCGCTCGACGATCACGGCCAGCCGCTCGGCGCCGATCGCGGCCTCGGCCGGACGGCCGACCGGCAGGCTCGGACTGCGCTCCTCCTGGCGGCGCTCCGCCACGACGCCGAGGCCTACGCCGGCGATCACCAGGTTGAAGGCGCACCACAGGCCGACGACGAGCATCAGGCTGGTGACGCCGGGCTCGTAGAGGTAGCGCCACGCCGCCATGCCGCAGCCGGCGGCGAGGCTTGCGAAGATCGCGAAGAACGGCCAGGCGAGGGCCGAGAGGTGGTCGTGCTCGAGGCTCACGCCCTTGGCGGTGACCGAGAAGCTCGGGCGCCGGGGCGAGGCGATCACCGAGACGATCGAGCGCACCAGGAACACGCCCTGGACGTACTCGTACAGCTCGGAGACGAACGGCCAGCGCACGTGGCCGTAGAGGTAGTTCTGGATCATCAGGTTGGCGACGATGTAGGTCGCCGTGTAGGCCAGGGCCTCGTCGACCGACGAGACGAAGATCTTGACGTCGAAGAAGATGTGCAGCAGCGGCGCCAGCATGAAGATCAGCCGCGGCAGCGGGAAGAACCAGAACGTCATGCTCGACAGGTAGGCGAGCCGCTGGATCGGCCGCAGACCCGGCTTCAGCAGCGGGTTCTTGAGCATCAGGATCTGGATCATGCCCTGGCACCAGCGCGAGCGCTGGACGACGAAGTCGGCCAGGCTCTCGGGCTGCAGGCCCGCGATCAGGGGCTTGGCGACGTAGGCGCTGGTCCAGCCCCGGCCGTGCAGGTCGAGGGCGGTCTCGCAATCCTCCGTGATGGTGATGCCCGAGAACCCGCCGACGGCGTCGAGGGCCCGCCGCCGCAGGAGCGCCGCCGAGCCGCAGAAGAACGAGCCGTTCCACTTGTCGAGCCCGGTCTGGGTCACGCCGTAGAACATCTCGTTCTCGGACGGCATCCTGGCGAAGGTGCGCAGGTTGCGCTCGATCGGGTCCGGGTTGAGGAAGACGTGCGGCGTCTGGACCAGGAACAGGTTCGGATCCTGGGAGAACAGCCCGACGGTCTCGGCGAGGAACGAGCGGAACGGCGCGTGGTCGGCGTCGAGCACCAGCACGATCTCTCCCTGCGAGGCGGAGAGCCCGTTGTTGAGGTTGCCGGCCTTGGCGTGCGCGTTGCGCTCCCGCGTGAGGTAGCGCGCGCCGAGCGCGCCGCAGAGCGCCCGCAGCTCGGCCCGCCGCGCCCGCGCGGCCGCTGCCTTCTCCGGGTCCGTGTCGGCGCACTTCTGGTCGGTGCCGCCGTCGTCGAGGAGCCAGACGGTCAGCTTGTCGGCCGGGTAGTCGAGGTTGAGCGCCGCCGCGACGGTGACGGCGAGGATCGAGGCCGGCTCGTTGTAGCTCGGGATCAGCACGTCGACGGCGGGCAGATCTGCCGGCAGGGCGGCGGTCTCGCGCACCAGCGGATCGGCGTTGACGACGAGGCTGACCGCCAGGATCAGCACGCAGTAGAGCTCGGCGGCGAGCAGCACGAGCCCGAAGCCGAGGCCGACCGGGTCGTCGGGGGACGGCAGCGTGCCGGTGACGCGCCAGTAGACGTAGCGGATCACCACCAGCGTCCCGAGCGCCAGGAAGGCGAGCCGGGGCAGGCCGCGGCGCGGGGTGGCGAGCCAGAGCACCACCATGCCGGCACACGCCCCGCCGCAGAGCCAGGCCTGCGCCTCCGGGCCGACCGGCTGGACGAGGAGACCGACGGTGAGGAGCGCCGACAGGCCCCAGGCGGTCCAGCGGAGAGCGGCGGCCATCAGAATCCCGCCCGCATGTCGACGGTGGTGTAGAGGCCGCCCTTGCGGGCCTGGTCGTGCAGG
The sequence above is drawn from the Methylobacterium terrae genome and encodes:
- a CDS encoding glycosyl hydrolase family 8; the protein is MTRILAVLLALLGPCVTAAAQTAPLADSEGWRAYKARFVTESGRVVDTGNNGISHSEGQGYGMLLAAMAGDRTTFERIWTWTRANLMVRDDQLVAWRWEPDRRPAVADMNDAADGDLLVAWALAEAVAAWGDPSHRVAGRRIAVELGRKLILPRAAHGPLLLPAVAGFSAEDRPDGPVVNLSYWIFPAFDRMPLLAPEFDWAGLDRSGRRLIRAARFGPARLPSEWISLAGAPRPADGFPAEFAYNALRIPLYLAMAGTTEADLYAPFLDLWPRPEAGLALVEVASGRVTARLAESGYGAIPALAACAAKAVPFPPGLTRVRAESEHYYPATLQLLALATLKTRYPACAPR
- a CDS encoding cellulose biosynthesis cyclic di-GMP-binding regulatory protein BcsB, with the protein product MRILPPALGALLCGAPAFLCGAPALAQTFSGFGPTPTMLLPGAPPGPVPAPATAPPPAAAGPVLRRLPAVARPLRLWGEGGSVTWPLFVTAAEARAGGRFQVGTLSAISVLPEASSLRIGLNGAEIGRTAIDGARGLTLDTVTIPPGALRPGFNALSIAVEQRHRVDCTVAATYELWTQIDTETTGLVSAGGGVAELGDLAALRPGPDGAVPIRLIQTGERLSERRVEGLLAAAQALALAGRFANPAVAFVPAQAPVPAQAPVLTQAPVPAPEAGDGVALAVAPAAELARSLDIAALGPVTGPRLALIPGTPERRPVVVVTGASEADVTAALAQLADLAAAKLKGTPEGLAALSAAGGRRIEGGESLTLADLGLTDAAVTGRTHRLTLDLALPHDLLAADYDKLALDLDATYPARLAPGAQIGLAINGEAAGSVPLGRAGGETLRRRTVFLPLRLLRPGLNRIDLVAELPRDRDQACAAPAGERLLLRASTRLTVPRLARIARQPDLAATAAAGFPYRPEARGRAPTLAVPAPDRDTMAAAATLATRLGLAAGRPIPFAFAAGRAGILGPTLVVAAARSLDAPLVTAAGLDPQALRDAWALRDSPARRRSSAPGDEISAPDAGAAARRRLLRLGAPPGCRGPAASDPGAPNAGVAQAALALAQAVTGPAPDDVLTLVTAPTPAGLSEAVGCLVQPQVWSRLRGGHALMAPDGAVTASPPENARYVATAPASFGNLRRVAAGWLSLNGGVYALLALACAGLLAASTHRLVRNLGRRTS
- the bcsA gene encoding UDP-forming cellulose synthase catalytic subunit is translated as MAAALRWTAWGLSALLTVGLLVQPVGPEAQAWLCGGACAGMVVLWLATPRRGLPRLAFLALGTLVVIRYVYWRVTGTLPSPDDPVGLGFGLVLLAAELYCVLILAVSLVVNADPLVRETAALPADLPAVDVLIPSYNEPASILAVTVAAALNLDYPADKLTVWLLDDGGTDQKCADTDPEKAAAARARRAELRALCGALGARYLTRERNAHAKAGNLNNGLSASQGEIVLVLDADHAPFRSFLAETVGLFSQDPNLFLVQTPHVFLNPDPIERNLRTFARMPSENEMFYGVTQTGLDKWNGSFFCGSAALLRRRALDAVGGFSGITITEDCETALDLHGRGWTSAYVAKPLIAGLQPESLADFVVQRSRWCQGMIQILMLKNPLLKPGLRPIQRLAYLSSMTFWFFPLPRLIFMLAPLLHIFFDVKIFVSSVDEALAYTATYIVANLMIQNYLYGHVRWPFVSELYEYVQGVFLVRSIVSVIASPRRPSFSVTAKGVSLEHDHLSALAWPFFAIFASLAAGCGMAAWRYLYEPGVTSLMLVVGLWCAFNLVIAGVGLGVVAERRQEERSPSLPVGRPAEAAIGAERLAVIVERMSPEAATLRRADGAPFPAMPEGGRLHAEGGPPLRFTLRAITGPDRCRVALAPLATADYRTLAGLIYGDAGALRGFLDGRRRHRDLVTGTLRFLAWGVAEPVRALSYLGKAAPPAVRAPAARERPIATVPAATVHAALAPAATEAAEPAPQLILAAEIARERPVDAPVATAPAAPVVPAPVPIVAPATVRGEGASAPVPVPALAEAISAPEAPAAEAEWRAAISDLLAAASSPEAATLDATAWAESIRALAGAGSAPVVVAPPHRVPPVQAAPAGDARDLIAALRDALAASRNAA